GGGGGCAACGTAATGGAGTAAAAGAAAACCGGATTGTTTGAATCATTTGCCATGCGATTGGTAGACATTATAGGGCAGAATTAGGTTCTTGATTCACGCAAATACCATGGAATTGTAATGATAATGGTGCGTTGATCGCGTTCTAAAAAAAGCAAAGTCCGAAACCCTGTTGCATGAACATTATGCAGTAAAAATTCGTACCAGTGCGGTTCGATGAGTTCAGGGATAATGATTGCTATTAACTGGCCAGGTTTTTCTTTTTTTACTTTTTTAATGAATCTCATAAAAGGCCCATAAATAAAGCGGTAAGGTGATTTAACGATTTTTAGTTTCGGCACTGCTGCGTGCTTTTTTTTGGCTGGTTTAACTACATTTTTATCCCATAACTCTTTCACTAACTGCTCATTTCCCTCCCTATCAATTAAAACTGCTGTGATGTCATCTGAAAGAAGCATGGCAAATTCAATTGCACGGACAGCCACACGATCCACGTTTTGAATGGGAACAACAACCACAGGCGGTTTTAATTCAGCAACATCCAACTCTAGTGGCGAACCAATTTCACGCGCTATTTTTTTATAGTGCCGGCGAATCTGCAGCATTAGAAAAGCAACCATTGGAATAAGGACTACAACGATCCACGCACCTTCTATAAATTTAGCGGCGATAATGATGATCAGTGCTAAAGCGGTTGATGTAGCGCCCAGCGCATTAAAAAATAATTTAATTTTAGCCATGGGCTTATTCTTGTTCCGTAGCCAATAAACAACCATTCCACTTTGTGAAAAAAGGAATGCAGTAAACGCCCCAACGGCAAATAAGGGGATTAGACTTAATGTAATTCCTTTAAAAAGGATGAGAAGCAACCCAGCAAAGATTGCTAACAAAATGATTCCGTATGAAAAAACTAAACGGCGCCCTCGTTCAGCAAAAAAATGAGGAAGAAAGTGATCTTCCGCCAAAAATCGACATACTCTCGGAAAAGCAATAAAACTGGTTTGTGCTGAATTGACTAAGACAAAGAAAATAATAAAGATAGAAAAATAATAAAATATTCCCTTGCCAGTAGTTACAGCAATCAACTGAGATAATATTGTTTGATAGCCTGGATTTTTTTCATCCATGGCTACAATATGATAAGTTGGGATTAAATACCCAAGAATTAATAAAAATAAAGCTAGCGTAAGCAAAATTACAGTTAAAGTCCATCTGGCATTTCTAACCCTTGGATTACGAAACAGTGGAACAGCATTGCTGACTGCTTCAATCCCTGTCATCGCTGTCAGCCCATTAGCAATCGCACTTAGAATCAACCATCCGCTGATGGTTTCCGTTGCAGGTGGGAATTCTGGAGGCGATACCAATGGCTGAGGATGCCCTCCGGTTCGTAAACTCTCAAATAATCCAATTAACATTGCAATAGAGATACAGACAATAAATAACAACGTTGGCGTAACAAACGCTAATCCAGATTCACGAACACCACGCAAATTAAGGAAGGTAAGGAGAGTCAGAACCAAAAGACAAAGCAACAGTGTATAAGGTTGAAGTATAGGGATCGCTGAAACGACTGCGCCAACTCCAGCTGAAATGCCAACGGCAACATTGAGAAGATAATCGATTAATAAAGCGATTGCAGCCCATATACCTGCTTTTTTGCCAAAATTATCACTCGCAACAATATAAGCTCCTCCGCCCTGAGGGTACGCAGCTGTAGTTTGTTGATAAGAGAGGTAAAGCATAATAAGAACTGCAATGACTGCTAGCATGATGAAGGAAAAATAATGAAGCCCTGCCATGCCTAATGGTAATAAAATCATTAAAGCGGCCTCAGGACCATAAGCAGTGGAGGCAAAAGAGTCCAAGCCTAAGGCAGGAATGCCGGTAAGAATGCTAAGTTCTTGCTTCTTACGTTGGCGTAGGGTTAAAGGCTTCCCTAAGATTTTATCAATGAGTGACATCCTATCACCTTTAAGACCTATCAAAATCTATTTACCCAAGGCCAATTTAGAGCTAGAAACAATCAATGCCGATACCCCTACATTCTAGTACATCTGTTATGGTTTCATCCTCTATACCATGCAACCCAGTTTGTAGAACTTCGCCTACTTCAATATAGTATAGGTCAATTGAAGTGAATGATTGGAAATCCCATTGCTTGGGTAATCAATGTTACTTGAAATGGTTGCCCCTTAAATTATTGTCCGTTACCGCAAATAAATTAACTACGATGAAAAAAAATCTTATTCTTTTACTTGTTTCATTTGCCATGCTTATGGAGGCAATTGACACCACAGTAATCAACACAGCTATTCCGGTTATGGCAAAAAGTTTTAAAGTTAATCCAATTGATTTAAAAATAGCCCTAATCAGCTATCTTTTAAGCTTAGCAATCTTCATTCCGATTAGTGGGTGGATTGCAGACAAATTTGGGGTTAAGAAAGTATTTATGGGAGCATTGGCTTTTTTTACGTTAAGTTCCATTTGGTGTGGCTTTACCCAAAATTTACCAGAATTGATTATTGCCCGCATACTGCAAGGGCTGGGTGGATCGTTAACATTACCAGTAGGACGATTGATCATTATCCGCACTTGTGAACGCCATGAATTAGTAGCCAAAATGTCAATTGTTGTCATGGTTGCTGCCCTGGGTATGATGTCCGGCCCAGTAGTTGGCGGTTTCATTACGTTTCATTTATCTTGGCGTTGGATTTTCTGGATAAATGCGCCTATTGGCTTTTTTACTTTATTACTGGCAACTAAATTACTTCCAGAGATGCCGCCCCGCCCAGTCCACTCACTCGATAAAATAGGCTTTATCTTGTTTGGCAGTAGCCTTGCCATTTTAACATTTGGTTTGGCAACCCTTAGTGAATCCGATGTTGAAAATTCGCAATCAGCCACAATCATTGCTGTATCTTGTTTTCTTTTCTTTTTTTATTGCTGGCATTCTAAGAATAAACAATATCCAATTGTTAAAGTTGAATTATTAGGCATTAGAACTTTTAAAGTGTCTGTTATCGGCAATTTACTTGCCCGCTTAGGATTTGGCGGAATCCCCTTTTTGCTGCCATTACTTTTTCAAGTGAGTTTAGGATATTCCCCTCAATTATCAGGGTTACTTTTAGCGCCTATTGCTTTAGGCGTACTTATAGTAAAGCCTTTGTCACTTCGTATTTTGCGCCTTTTTGGTTATAAGAAATTACTGTTACTCAATACTTTTTTAGTAGGATTATCCCTTTGGTCTTTTTTATGGGTCAATCAAACTACATCGCTTGTCATTATTGTCCTACTGACCTTTTTTTATGGGTTTCTAATTGCATTACAGTACACAGGCATGAATTCTTTAGCTTATGCTAATGTTGAGCAAGAAAATATTAGCGCCGCAACGAGTATTATGAGTACAGTTCAACAACTTTCGCAAAGTTTTGGTGTAGCAGTTGCAGCAATTCTGGTCCGCTTTTTTTCAGTAACCTCGCATCCTCTTGAATTAACCCTGAAAACATTTCATGCATCTTTTTTCACGTTAGGCATTATTACTTTATGCTCAGGAGGCATTTTTATCATACTTAAAAAAGAGGATGGACATGAGCTAATTGAGCATGGAAGGTAAATTAGAGTCTGTCTAATTCATGACCGCTATCACAACATTGAGATAAGAAGCAAAAATAAGCCAGAGAACATAAGGTATGATCAATAAAGTGATCCCTTTTTGTTTATTTTTAACTTTCATCATAATAACCCAGTTCAAGACGGTTAGGCTAACAAGCCAAATGGCGCTAAATTTCAACCAATGAAGCTGGAAAAAGAGTGGCGTCCAGAGCCAATTCATAAGCATCTGCGCCGCAAATAAATAATAGATTGATTTATAATGATGTTCGTTTTTGTGGCCTGACAAAGTCCAACCAATTACTGCCAGCAAAACATACAGTACTGTCCAAACAATAGAAAACACTGCTCCTGGAGGGGTTAAAGATGATTTATTTAGGCTCTCATACCATGGATGAATATTGGTTTGTGTGAACAACCCTAATAAAAATCCGATCGCTTGAAAGACAACAATCCAAATAATCAATTTAGCCATGTTTTTTAGGTGCAAAATCGTCTCTCCAAATTTGGGCTAGACCTTCGCGAAAGGTAGGGTACTTCAAGCTTACATGAAGCTCCTCTTTCATTTTTAAATTAGAAACACGCCGGTTATTACCATAAAACTCTTGTTCCATTGGTGATAAAGATGCCTCTGAAAATGGAACTAAGGGTGGCGGCTCCCGATGGAGCAAAGCAGCAGCATAGTGATCTACCGTATGCGCGGGTGCTGGCTCATCGTCCGATACATTGTAAATAGATAGGGGGTTAATGGCATTCATCGACGCTAGAAGAACAGAAGCTATATCACCTACATGGATACGGCAAAAAACCTGCCCTTCTTTAAATACGCTGTACTTTTTCCCCTTTTGCAATCGTTCAATCGCATTCCGCCCTGGTCCATAAATACCCGATAGCCTAAAGACATGAAGAGGCAATTGATTTAGTTTTGCAAACGATAACCAGGCTTGCTCTGCTTTTAACCGTGTAATACCCGTTGGCGTATGAGGTATGCACACGGTTTTTTCATCAACCCATCTCCCCTGATGATCGCCATAGACACCGGTAGATGAAAGATATCCCAACCATTGAAAATGACGAGCTTGCTTTCTGATTAAGCCGCCGTATTTTGTTAAGACTAAGTCACTCATGGTGCTTGTGGGGGGAATAGCAATTAAAATATAACTCGATTGACCTATATAATCTTCCATCTTGGGGGAATTAAAATCAATTAATTTGACGCCTTGAGAGCCGTTGGACTCCTGTTCATCGAGCGAACGCTTTGTCCCGATTACCCTGAAACCTTGTGATATCAGTTTTGATGAAAGTACTTTAGCTGTGTAACCAAAGCCAAAAATTAAAAAATAAGGCTTCATACACTTCTCTTCTTTTTTAACTGATTATAATAAGCCATTGCGATGGCGCGAGCTTCATTATGATTAACTATAGGTCTTGGATATTTGGTTTGTCCGTAAATCTCAGCGGAATTAACCGCTTCCCAAGGGGCATGGATGACCTCATTTTTTAAAGAAGACAGTTCAGGAACCCAACGACGAATATATGACCCATCAGGATCAAATTTTTGACTTTGTAGCACCGGATTAAAAATACGAAAATATGGTGCAGCATCAGCACCACAGCCTGCAACCCACTGCCAACTTGCACTATTATTGGCTAGATCCGCATCAACTAAGGTATCCAAAAACCAATCAGCCCCTAGGCGCCAATCAATAAACAATCCCTTAGTGAGAAAAGATGCAGCAATCATACGTACTCGATTATGCATATAGCCAGTAGCCCATAGCTCTCTCATCCCTGCATCAATAATAGGATAACCTGTCATTCCCTTTTGCCAACATGTTAATAATTGTTCATCGTTATGCCAAGGAAAAGCATCAAATTCTTTTTTAAAATTCTCATAGGACAAGGTCGGCACATGGTAAAGAAGATAATAAGAAAATTCTCTCCAACCCAACTCTGATAAGAAATGTTCTGCAGAAACTAAGTCACAGTTGGGATCCAGCTTTGCTAATTCAACAGCTCTTAAAATAGACCACGGATTTATTTCACCAAAGTGTAGATGGGGAGATAGTCGTGAAGTAGCCTGTTTTATAGGGAAGTTACGATTTGTCTTATAGCCATTAAGATGATGGGCTATGAAATGGCATAATTTTTGTTGCGCCCCCTCCTCACCTGGAGTCCAAAAAACGGGGAATTGAGAAGCCCAACCCAGGCTCGGTAAAAGCCCCCATTCGTTAAGTTTATCACTGACAGTATCTATGCCGGTAGGTCGATTGATTATTTCATTAGCCGGTTGCGGGAAAAGGGGTTGTCTGCAAGCATTCCAATAAGGAGTAAACACTTTAAAATAATCGCCACTTTTATTCTTAATAGTCCACGGTTCATGCAATAGGCTCCCATTAAAACTGAGCACTTCTAATCCAAGCTCTTGCATGGAACTCTTAATTCGCTTATCGCGTTCAATGACTAAAGGTTCGTAACAACGATTCCAATAAATAGCGTTTATAGAGCAGGTGTTAACTAACTCTAAAATAACCTCCAAGGGATTGCCTTTGCGTAAAACAAGTTTTAGCCCCAACTTATCATTTAGCGAATTCTTTAACGAATTAAGGCTATGATGAAGCCACCACGCCTGTGCTTGTCCAAGAACACTGTTTTTTCCATCCAAAATATAGAGAGGAATAATGTTTTTGTGCCGGGTACAGGCCTCAAATAATGCGGGATTATCGGTTAATCGTAAATCTTGTCTAAACCAAACAAGGGCAGTAGTCATATTTTATCCAGCACCAGATTAGTTATGTACCGATTGAGTGTAAGTTATGGATTGCAAAATTTTTCACTTTAATAATCTCCTCTTATCCATCTTCATGGATTCCTAAAAGGGATTTTAGTTCTTGTTTTGTCTTGTCGTAGCTGGAAGTTTGCCAACTGACGAGGGTAGCATGACCTACTTTCCGATTAGGCCGTGGTGTTTTTTCATAATCATGGTAATGAACCCCCGCATACTTCAAGCAGGTTTGGATGGGGAGCATCTCCCCTATAAAATTAAGTAAAAAACAATCGCCTAAAAAGGAGGCACTTCCTAAAGGAAGATCAAAAATTGCCCGCAAATGGTTTTCAAACTGACTCGTTGCCGCACCTTCAATGGTTAAATGCCCAGAATTATGCACTCGTGGAGCAATTTCATTCACCATTACCCTATGTCCATCATAAAAAAACTCTACCGTTATAACCCCGACATAATTTAACTCATCTAAAATGATCGTTGTGATTCTTCTGCACTCTTCTTCAAGAACTTTGTTTTTGAACGGGGCCTCAGACCAGCGCAATATCCCTTCTTTGTGATGATTGTGTATTAATGGATAAAATTGGATATCAGCTTTTTTGTTGCGCACAGCAATCTGCGATATTTCATATTGAAAAGGAACAAATTTTTCCAAAATCAAGGGTTGCTGTTGCAATTCTTGCCACGCTAACGGCAATTCAGAATGATTTCGGATAAGGAATTGTCCTTTTCCATCATATCCCATACGCCTCGTCTTTAATATGGCTGGTAGACCAATCTTATCAATCCCATCCTCAAGCTGTTTCATAGTATTGACTTCGGTAAATTCAGCAGTTGCGATACCAAGCGATTTAAGAAAGGATTTTTCAAGATACCTATCTTGTGAAATTTTTAACGCATTGATAGAAGGATAGACAGGTTTTATGCTATTGATAAACTCCACTGCATCTAGGGGAATATTTTCTGTTTCAAGCGTCACAAAATCTGCGTTCTCTAAAAAATGCTTTAGAACGTTTTTATCGGTGTACTCTCCCTTTATCACTACACTTAAGTTTTCTGCACAAGCCTCTTTATTGGGATCGAGGCATATGGTTTTAATTCCTAAAGTATGGGCGCTCATTGATAGCATTCTTGCTAATTGCCCACCACCCAAAATGCCAATTTTCATCTTAAACGGTTCCTAATTGTGGTGAATCGGCCTCAAGCACTTTACGGGTTTGCTCTTCACGATAAGATTTTAGCTTACTTTTAATGTCTGGATATTTATTTGCGAGCATTGCAGCTGCTAATAACGAGGCATTAATGGCACCAGCTTTTCCAATTGCTAAAGTACCAACCGGTATTCCTGATGGCATTTGAACTATGGACAATAACGAATCTAGTCCATTTAATATTTCTAGCGGAACAGGAACCCCCAATACTGGAAGTATCGTTTTTGAAGCAACCATGCCGGGCAGATGAGCAGCCCCACCAGCACCTGCAATAATAATTTCCAAGCCTAAAGACTCTGCATTATTTGCGTACTCAATTAATCTGTCTGGCGTGCGATGGGCAGAAACAATTTTGGTTTCATAATTTATACTTAGAGTCTCAAGTGTCTCTGCTGCATGGGATAATATTCTCCAATCACTTTTTGACCCCATAATAATACCAACTAAAGCGCGTTTTTTACTCATCGTTGCTCCAAACCCTACCATATATTAGGGATTACAATAATTACAAAACTCAGGATTGGCATACTCCAAACCATCCTGTCTTGGCTTAGATTCCTCATAACAACATTGTACACAACCATATAATTCGAATTTATAAAGAGTAGTGGGTGAATTACAAATTTGACATAATAAATTGTCTTGCGTTTTTTTAAAACCAAATCCGGGTGCCAAGCAATGCGGGCAGTTAGTTTTAATGCGATTCGCAAGTTTAATTGCTAATTCGGATAAAATTTTCATCCTTGTAGGATTCATCATGGCGCGCATATCGGTTGTAAGCAACAAGCGATCTTCTATTTCGTAACCTGTAGTTAAATAAGTTTGAAGTGATTGAATGTCATTAATTCCTTTAGCAATGATTTGTTTCGTGGTTGCAGTTTGAATAATCAGTGCGTGTTCTGGGAAACCCATTTTTTTTAAAAAGTCATCAATATTGGTCGACGAATCAACATAGATTCTGCTGTAGTTGGTTTTTTCCGTAATTAATTGCTCTGCGATAATCCAATCCTTGGATTTATCCCAGAAAACCATAATTTCATGCCCTCCAGGTATGAACGGTATAAA
The genomic region above belongs to Legionella micdadei and contains:
- a CDS encoding 5-(carboxyamino)imidazole ribonucleotide synthase codes for the protein MKIGILGGGQLARMLSMSAHTLGIKTICLDPNKEACAENLSVVIKGEYTDKNVLKHFLENADFVTLETENIPLDAVEFINSIKPVYPSINALKISQDRYLEKSFLKSLGIATAEFTEVNTMKQLEDGIDKIGLPAILKTRRMGYDGKGQFLIRNHSELPLAWQELQQQPLILEKFVPFQYEISQIAVRNKKADIQFYPLIHNHHKEGILRWSEAPFKNKVLEEECRRITTIILDELNYVGVITVEFFYDGHRVMVNEIAPRVHNSGHLTIEGAATSQFENHLRAIFDLPLGSASFLGDCFLLNFIGEMLPIQTCLKYAGVHYHDYEKTPRPNRKVGHATLVSWQTSSYDKTKQELKSLLGIHEDG
- a CDS encoding DUF6671 family protein, with protein sequence MDKYKNKQVLLATKHAKEQVIQPVFESFLHCQVNTEHFDTDKYGTFTGEIPRPLSPYQTCILKAKEAAEKFGYELSIASEGSYGPHPFIPFIPGGHEIMVFWDKSKDWIIAEQLITEKTNYSRIYVDSSTNIDDFLKKMGFPEHALIIQTATTKQIIAKGINDIQSLQTYLTTGYEIEDRLLLTTDMRAMMNPTRMKILSELAIKLANRIKTNCPHCLAPGFGFKKTQDNLLCQICNSPTTLYKFELYGCVQCCYEESKPRQDGLEYANPEFCNYCNP
- a CDS encoding APC family permease; translation: MSLIDKILGKPLTLRQRKKQELSILTGIPALGLDSFASTAYGPEAALMILLPLGMAGLHYFSFIMLAVIAVLIMLYLSYQQTTAAYPQGGGAYIVASDNFGKKAGIWAAIALLIDYLLNVAVGISAGVGAVVSAIPILQPYTLLLCLLVLTLLTFLNLRGVRESGLAFVTPTLLFIVCISIAMLIGLFESLRTGGHPQPLVSPPEFPPATETISGWLILSAIANGLTAMTGIEAVSNAVPLFRNPRVRNARWTLTVILLTLALFLLILGYLIPTYHIVAMDEKNPGYQTILSQLIAVTTGKGIFYYFSIFIIFFVLVNSAQTSFIAFPRVCRFLAEDHFLPHFFAERGRRLVFSYGIILLAIFAGLLLILFKGITLSLIPLFAVGAFTAFLFSQSGMVVYWLRNKNKPMAKIKLFFNALGATSTALALIIIIAAKFIEGAWIVVVLIPMVAFLMLQIRRHYKKIAREIGSPLELDVAELKPPVVVVPIQNVDRVAVRAIEFAMLLSDDITAVLIDREGNEQLVKELWDKNVVKPAKKKHAAVPKLKIVKSPYRFIYGPFMRFIKKVKKEKPGQLIAIIIPELIEPHWYEFLLHNVHATGFRTLLFLERDQRTIIITIPWYLRESRT
- a CDS encoding SDR family oxidoreductase, producing MKPYFLIFGFGYTAKVLSSKLISQGFRVIGTKRSLDEQESNGSQGVKLIDFNSPKMEDYIGQSSYILIAIPPTSTMSDLVLTKYGGLIRKQARHFQWLGYLSSTGVYGDHQGRWVDEKTVCIPHTPTGITRLKAEQAWLSFAKLNQLPLHVFRLSGIYGPGRNAIERLQKGKKYSVFKEGQVFCRIHVGDIASVLLASMNAINPLSIYNVSDDEPAPAHTVDHYAAALLHREPPPLVPFSEASLSPMEQEFYGNNRRVSNLKMKEELHVSLKYPTFREGLAQIWRDDFAPKKHG
- the purE gene encoding 5-(carboxyamino)imidazole ribonucleotide mutase: MSKKRALVGIIMGSKSDWRILSHAAETLETLSINYETKIVSAHRTPDRLIEYANNAESLGLEIIIAGAGGAAHLPGMVASKTILPVLGVPVPLEILNGLDSLLSIVQMPSGIPVGTLAIGKAGAINASLLAAAMLANKYPDIKSKLKSYREEQTRKVLEADSPQLGTV
- a CDS encoding cryptochrome/photolyase family protein; this encodes MTTALVWFRQDLRLTDNPALFEACTRHKNIIPLYILDGKNSVLGQAQAWWLHHSLNSLKNSLNDKLGLKLVLRKGNPLEVILELVNTCSINAIYWNRCYEPLVIERDKRIKSSMQELGLEVLSFNGSLLHEPWTIKNKSGDYFKVFTPYWNACRQPLFPQPANEIINRPTGIDTVSDKLNEWGLLPSLGWASQFPVFWTPGEEGAQQKLCHFIAHHLNGYKTNRNFPIKQATSRLSPHLHFGEINPWSILRAVELAKLDPNCDLVSAEHFLSELGWREFSYYLLYHVPTLSYENFKKEFDAFPWHNDEQLLTCWQKGMTGYPIIDAGMRELWATGYMHNRVRMIAASFLTKGLFIDWRLGADWFLDTLVDADLANNSASWQWVAGCGADAAPYFRIFNPVLQSQKFDPDGSYIRRWVPELSSLKNEVIHAPWEAVNSAEIYGQTKYPRPIVNHNEARAIAMAYYNQLKKKRSV
- a CDS encoding TspO/MBR family protein, translating into MAKLIIWIVVFQAIGFLLGLFTQTNIHPWYESLNKSSLTPPGAVFSIVWTVLYVLLAVIGWTLSGHKNEHHYKSIYYLFAAQMLMNWLWTPLFFQLHWLKFSAIWLVSLTVLNWVIMMKVKNKQKGITLLIIPYVLWLIFASYLNVVIAVMN
- a CDS encoding MFS transporter — its product is MKKNLILLLVSFAMLMEAIDTTVINTAIPVMAKSFKVNPIDLKIALISYLLSLAIFIPISGWIADKFGVKKVFMGALAFFTLSSIWCGFTQNLPELIIARILQGLGGSLTLPVGRLIIIRTCERHELVAKMSIVVMVAALGMMSGPVVGGFITFHLSWRWIFWINAPIGFFTLLLATKLLPEMPPRPVHSLDKIGFILFGSSLAILTFGLATLSESDVENSQSATIIAVSCFLFFFYCWHSKNKQYPIVKVELLGIRTFKVSVIGNLLARLGFGGIPFLLPLLFQVSLGYSPQLSGLLLAPIALGVLIVKPLSLRILRLFGYKKLLLLNTFLVGLSLWSFLWVNQTTSLVIIVLLTFFYGFLIALQYTGMNSLAYANVEQENISAATSIMSTVQQLSQSFGVAVAAILVRFFSVTSHPLELTLKTFHASFFTLGIITLCSGGIFIILKKEDGHELIEHGR